Proteins from one Caldivirga sp. genomic window:
- a CDS encoding IS200/IS605 family accessory protein TnpB-related protein: MLKTLERTVVLEGWVNRFGRRALREILEAYRGMLTEMLDYAVEHRASQATLHRVFYNRFREEYPWLPTRVIKGCYRDAVRRARSFLRLKKKGLAMGEEPAVRSITVVYSDSQDWRLAGGVIELRTHRGWVKIHYRSHRQLYKYLYGGWRLSGELKVRLNGRRVLLYLTFKRDFEVSYNPNNVIAVDVNENNVTLALFRDGKLSDAYRVETNLGKIVIAYSERRKRITKGKSTRDRGVKRALRRLREGVRKMDIIYKTARIIEELARANNAVVVIGNVHRGKRRLTGNARNNNLRHRIHQWSAATLVRVLSGKPIHVVEASEAYTSSTDPFTGNRIKSFNPSVIRTAVRGVRRIRVVKIALRLTRLGNGLVLDRDTIGAINIGLRYLSPNGRPMALASTRPHEVRVKLMNPHQGPTPLTELKIIKSN, encoded by the coding sequence GTGTTAAAGACCCTTGAGAGGACTGTTGTTTTGGAGGGTTGGGTTAATAGGTTCGGTAGGCGAGCCCTTAGGGAGATCCTTGAGGCATACAGGGGCATGCTCACGGAGATGCTCGACTATGCTGTGGAGCATAGGGCTTCGCAGGCGACGCTTCACAGGGTGTTCTATAATAGGTTTAGGGAGGAGTACCCGTGGTTGCCGACTAGGGTTATTAAGGGTTGTTACAGGGACGCCGTTAGGAGGGCTAGGAGCTTTCTTAGGCTTAAGAAAAAGGGCCTAGCTATGGGTGAGGAGCCAGCAGTGAGGAGCATCACGGTGGTTTACTCCGACTCACAGGACTGGAGATTAGCGGGTGGTGTTATTGAGCTGAGGACGCACAGGGGGTGGGTGAAGATACACTACAGAAGCCACAGGCAACTATACAAGTACCTCTACGGTGGTTGGAGGCTCTCCGGCGAGCTCAAGGTCAGGCTCAACGGTAGAAGGGTTTTGCTTTACCTGACTTTCAAGAGGGACTTCGAGGTCAGCTATAACCCTAACAACGTCATTGCTGTTGATGTTAATGAGAATAACGTCACGCTGGCATTATTCAGGGATGGTAAGCTTAGTGACGCCTATAGGGTGGAGACGAACCTGGGTAAGATAGTCATTGCCTACTCTGAGAGGAGGAAGAGGATAACTAAGGGTAAGTCGACACGGGATAGGGGCGTGAAGAGGGCACTTAGGAGGTTGAGGGAGGGGGTGAGGAAGATGGATATTATCTACAAGACGGCGAGGATTATCGAGGAGCTGGCTCGGGCTAACAATGCCGTTGTGGTTATTGGGAACGTGCATAGGGGCAAGAGGAGGCTCACTGGCAATGCCAGGAATAATAATCTTAGGCATAGGATACATCAGTGGAGTGCCGCAACACTGGTAAGGGTCTTGAGTGGGAAGCCCATCCACGTTGTGGAGGCCTCCGAGGCATACACCTCAAGCACAGACCCATTCACCGGCAACCGCATCAAGTCCTTCAACCCCTCCGTGATCCGCACTGCGGTGAGAGGGGTCAGGAGAATAAGGGTGGTTAAAATCGCCCTTAGACTCACCAGACTGGGCAACGGGTTAGTCCTAGATAGAGACACCATTGGAGCCATTAATATTGGGCTAAGGTACCTATCCCCAAATGGGAGGCCCATGGCGTTGGCCTCGACAAGGCCCCATGAAGTGCGGGTGAAGCTAATGAACCCACACCAAGGGCCAACCCCACTCACGGAATTAAAAATAATCAAAAGCAATTAG
- a CDS encoding IS607 family transposase produces MGERYLSTGEFARVMGVSRSAVIKWIRVGRVVAYNVNGRWRIPYSEVERLIRGVQRIKRVALYARVSSNTQRGDLEKQVESLRLWVVKNLPQAEYVIVTDIASGLKEDRKGLFKLIGMAKRREIDAVVVAYRDRLTRFGFEYLKTLLNALGVEIFVVFQEEPRGYLQELVEDFVDIVTSFAARIYGKRSRKYEEVISCVKDP; encoded by the coding sequence ATGGGTGAGCGGTATTTAAGCACTGGGGAGTTTGCAAGGGTCATGGGTGTTTCTAGGAGTGCCGTGATTAAGTGGATTAGGGTTGGTAGGGTTGTTGCATATAATGTTAATGGTAGGTGGAGAATTCCATATAGTGAGGTTGAGAGGCTAATCAGGGGTGTTCAGAGGATTAAGCGTGTGGCGTTATACGCCAGGGTCTCAAGCAATACCCAGAGAGGCGACTTGGAGAAGCAGGTTGAGTCTCTTAGGCTTTGGGTAGTTAAGAACCTTCCTCAGGCCGAGTACGTGATTGTCACTGATATAGCCAGTGGGCTTAAGGAGGATAGGAAGGGGTTGTTTAAGCTTATAGGGATGGCGAAAAGGAGAGAAATAGATGCCGTGGTTGTCGCGTATAGGGATAGGTTAACTAGGTTCGGGTTTGAATACCTCAAAACATTACTTAACGCATTAGGCGTAGAGATTTTCGTAGTATTTCAAGAGGAGCCAAGGGGTTACTTACAGGAGCTTGTGGAGGACTTCGTGGATATTGTAACATCCTTCGCCGCCAGGATATATGGTAAGAGGAGCCGGAAATACGAGGAGGTGATTTCATGTGTTAAAGACCCTTGA
- the hutI gene encoding imidazolonepropionase yields the protein MPWRFNDNVLIINDAGLIINNGFIIDVGPWDLLRSRYEYDRIINAEDSLVTAGLVDPHTHLLFAGSREDELELKLNGVSYEDILKRGGGIRRTIEATVKADDEELIKVGLSRLTQALSYGTTTIEIKSGYGLSIDQEIRLLRLINDLKNRTEVDVVATFLAHVPPRSGREGYVKDIVNSMSKIRVLATFVDVFCDSEAFTVNESKVILEAAYNAGLGLRMHADELSYIGCSDLARELELTSIDHLLNTPEVNIKVMAIKGITATLLPITVLTLMTNKRPLVNVMRSSRVITAIGTDFSPNTWSISMQTAMELSSYLLGLTPMEALMAATVNSAYSLGLRDRGILMPGYLADVIIWNVPNYRWLTYSISANKVKAIIKRGKVITGDCLS from the coding sequence ATGCCCTGGAGGTTTAACGATAACGTACTCATAATTAATGATGCAGGGCTCATTATTAATAACGGTTTCATAATAGATGTTGGACCTTGGGACCTGCTGAGAAGTAGGTATGAGTACGACCGCATAATTAACGCTGAGGATTCATTAGTAACCGCAGGTCTTGTTGATCCACACACTCACCTACTGTTCGCCGGCTCAAGGGAGGATGAACTTGAACTAAAACTCAACGGCGTATCCTACGAGGATATTCTTAAACGCGGAGGGGGGATACGTAGAACAATTGAAGCCACCGTTAAGGCTGATGATGAGGAATTAATTAAGGTTGGTTTAAGCAGGCTTACTCAAGCATTAAGCTACGGGACAACTACAATTGAGATTAAGAGCGGGTATGGGTTAAGTATTGACCAGGAGATTAGACTACTTAGGTTAATTAATGATTTAAAGAATAGGACTGAAGTGGATGTAGTAGCAACATTCCTAGCCCATGTACCGCCGAGGAGTGGTAGGGAGGGGTATGTGAAGGATATTGTTAACTCAATGAGTAAGATTAGAGTCTTAGCGACCTTCGTGGATGTATTCTGTGATTCAGAGGCGTTCACAGTAAATGAATCTAAGGTTATACTTGAAGCTGCTTACAATGCTGGGCTTGGACTTAGAATGCATGCTGATGAATTATCCTACATTGGCTGCAGTGATTTAGCCAGGGAATTGGAATTAACATCAATCGATCACCTACTAAACACCCCTGAGGTGAACATTAAGGTAATGGCGATTAAGGGAATTACGGCAACACTACTACCCATAACAGTGTTGACTCTCATGACTAATAAGAGACCATTAGTAAACGTAATGAGGAGTAGCAGGGTTATTACGGCTATAGGCACTGATTTTAGCCCAAACACGTGGTCAATAAGCATGCAAACCGCAATGGAGCTTTCATCCTATCTACTTGGCTTAACACCAATGGAAGCCTTAATGGCAGCCACCGTTAATTCAGCCTATAGCCTAGGCTTAAGGGATAGGGGAATACTAATGCCTGGTTACCTGGCTGACGTAATTATATGGAATGTACCCAATTACAGGTGGCTAACGTACTCAATAAGTGCTAATAAGGTTAAGGCAATTATAAAGAGAGGTAAGGTAATTACCGGCGACTGCCTAAGTTAA
- a CDS encoding aromatic amino acid ammonia-lyase, producing MVIELGGEVKISISDVVKVARQYEKVTISSKARDLINSSHDVLSRLVSSNVKIYGVNTGLGELYNISVNPSEVAEKSVELLIDHAAGVGDPAPDDWVRGAIMIRAHQLSKGFSGVREEVIDSMISLLNLNITPIVPKFGSVGASGDLAPLAHIALALLGVGNVKFRGKIVDAHYALKEAGMSELKLSYKEALALINGNSYSASVAMLGLWDSLMLVESATVAMVMTIEASGSNISYLKSVINPIRLHHGEKHVADLISRAIRGVNFTFNRLQDPYSLRCIPQVLGSVLDLINWAVGMVTDESNSVSDNPILFNGEALSTCYFHGQYIALSIDSVNIALSVLGNLIERQIMQLMRREINGVGNYLVNGPWRVGLMLTQYTAAALAGRLRELATPSTVHNIPTSGLQEDVNSMSANSAIKLHDVNDVLSRLIALLAYVSYMVLKVKNDCRECGEVTRAAYSMIDKAIDGENIINNIVNAIRGILPNLAHLLE from the coding sequence ATGGTTATTGAACTTGGTGGTGAAGTGAAAATAAGCATTAGTGATGTGGTGAAGGTGGCTAGGCAGTATGAGAAGGTTACGATCAGTAGTAAGGCACGTGACTTAATCAATTCCTCACATGATGTGCTTAGCAGGCTGGTTTCAAGCAACGTTAAGATATATGGCGTTAACACGGGCTTAGGGGAACTGTATAACATTAGCGTTAACCCAAGTGAAGTCGCTGAAAAATCAGTGGAGCTGCTCATTGATCACGCCGCTGGTGTTGGGGATCCAGCCCCAGATGATTGGGTTCGGGGAGCAATAATGATAAGGGCTCACCAATTATCGAAGGGTTTCAGTGGGGTTAGGGAGGAGGTTATTGACTCAATGATTAGTTTACTTAACTTAAACATTACACCAATAGTGCCTAAATTCGGTTCAGTGGGTGCAAGTGGTGATTTGGCACCATTAGCCCACATTGCATTAGCCCTACTTGGTGTAGGTAACGTGAAATTCAGGGGTAAGATCGTTGATGCTCATTACGCATTAAAGGAGGCTGGGATGAGTGAATTAAAGTTGAGTTATAAAGAGGCCTTAGCGTTAATTAATGGTAACAGTTACAGTGCCTCAGTGGCGATGCTTGGGCTTTGGGATTCATTAATGCTAGTTGAATCGGCCACTGTAGCCATGGTAATGACTATTGAGGCTTCAGGGTCAAATATATCATATTTAAAATCCGTGATTAACCCGATTAGGCTGCATCATGGGGAAAAGCACGTAGCTGACTTAATCAGTAGGGCGATTAGAGGTGTTAATTTCACGTTTAATCGATTGCAGGACCCATACTCACTAAGGTGCATACCCCAGGTGTTGGGTTCCGTGCTTGATTTGATTAATTGGGCAGTAGGCATGGTTACTGATGAATCCAACTCAGTTAGTGATAACCCAATACTATTCAATGGGGAGGCTTTATCCACATGCTACTTCCATGGGCAATACATAGCGCTATCCATTGATTCAGTTAACATTGCCCTATCAGTGTTAGGCAATTTAATTGAAAGGCAGATAATGCAGCTAATGAGGAGGGAAATCAACGGTGTGGGCAATTACCTAGTTAATGGGCCATGGCGCGTTGGGTTAATGCTCACCCAATACACTGCAGCAGCATTAGCGGGAAGGTTAAGGGAATTAGCAACCCCGTCAACGGTTCATAATATTCCAACCAGTGGGTTGCAGGAGGATGTTAATTCAATGAGCGCCAACTCAGCTATTAAACTGCATGATGTTAACGATGTTTTATCAAGGCTTATAGCCTTATTAGCCTACGTATCATACATGGTGCTTAAGGTTAAAAACGATTGCCGAGAATGCGGTGAAGTAACGCGAGCTGCCTACAGCATGATTGATAAGGCCATTGATGGCGAGAACATTATTAATAATATTGTGAATGCGATAAGGGGAATACTGCCTAACCTCGCGCATTTACTTGAATAG
- a CDS encoding arginase family protein yields MYKFIKDPNDVRLGEVIKRAWTSGDVGILGVPWDGAVGTRPGSRLAPSRIRSILYTMPLTSGKVSLVDLGDVDVVIGNHDETWRRIELTVQESLKMVRELLIIGGDSTVSYASFRGLRGSLNGDLAFILLDAHPDVRIISEGLTSGQVIRWIRGIDPEAYVCVIGVRPFSNAPYLLDEARRLNVKVYTMDYLDSHGIDKVINEVLSEVEGRVTYLSVNLDVVDPAFAPGVNSPSPGGFTSREVIRLVSLLSHSLKPRIFDVVEVTPPFDLNDVTSMLAAVILINAVWVNQ; encoded by the coding sequence ATGTATAAGTTCATTAAGGACCCTAACGATGTTAGGCTAGGTGAGGTGATTAAGAGGGCTTGGACTAGTGGTGATGTGGGAATCCTAGGTGTACCATGGGATGGGGCAGTGGGTACAAGACCTGGGTCAAGGCTTGCCCCTTCCCGAATTAGGTCAATACTATACACAATGCCCTTAACCTCAGGTAAAGTAAGCCTAGTGGATTTAGGCGACGTTGATGTGGTTATTGGTAATCATGATGAGACTTGGCGTAGAATTGAATTAACAGTGCAGGAATCTCTTAAAATGGTTAGGGAATTGCTTATAATTGGTGGTGACAGTACAGTATCGTACGCATCATTCAGGGGATTAAGGGGTTCACTTAACGGTGACTTAGCGTTCATACTTCTTGATGCTCATCCAGACGTTAGAATCATTAGTGAGGGCTTAACCAGTGGTCAAGTAATTAGGTGGATTAGGGGAATTGACCCTGAAGCATACGTATGCGTAATTGGTGTGAGGCCATTCTCAAATGCACCGTACCTATTAGATGAGGCTAGGAGACTTAACGTTAAAGTATATACCATGGATTACTTAGACTCCCACGGTATAGATAAAGTAATTAATGAAGTGTTGAGTGAGGTTGAGGGAAGAGTAACCTACCTAAGCGTTAACCTTGATGTTGTTGATCCAGCCTTTGCCCCTGGCGTTAATAGTCCATCACCCGGCGGATTCACTTCCAGGGAGGTGATTAGGTTAGTTTCCCTGCTAAGCCACTCATTGAAGCCAAGGATCTTTGACGTGGTTGAGGTTACCCCACCCTTTGAT